From Pyrenophora tritici-repentis strain M4 chromosome 1, whole genome shotgun sequence, the proteins below share one genomic window:
- a CDS encoding Atrophin-1 multi-domain protein: MVVFVTRYHKGYKVSGDVKIIHRYLPREVGELVVWYMWLVLPFQQRLEALVWEKEAVSSHMWPADPSGRKWTTDRLREALKRESRIAMGQEWTFARYREIAIGISRRFLRRATAFQADEGEENKEWAEEQAGDSIANEQAGHTSHVAGLVYARGIMEQSGAVADRRQQFRASSTDWHRFLGFQAGVDDQRRSSKRKRAPFESEADEARVDRWQRLRKMDARAQLKRMMGEKAEFRGVQEAAIKAITAGESPVVAVMPTGQARACCSCCRRGQSRAARRWW; encoded by the coding sequence ATGGTAGTGTTTGTGACGCGGTACCACAAGGGATACAAAGtcagcggcgacgtcaagattATCCATCGATATTTGCCGCGCGAGGTGGGCGAGCTGGTAGTGTGGTACATGTGGCTAGTGTTGCCGTTCCAGCAGCGGCTCGAGGCgttggtgtgggagaaggaggcagttTCGTCACATATGTGGCCAGCGGACCCCAGTGGCCGCAAATGGACGACCGATCGACTgcgggaggcgttgaagcgcgagagccGGATCGCAATGGGCCAGGAGTGGACGTTTGCTAGGTACCGGGAGATAGCAATTGGCATTAGCCGGCGGTTTTTGCGTAGAGCGACTGCGTTccaggcagatgagggcgaggagaacAAGGAGTGGGCTGAGGAGCAGGCAGGAGATTCGATTGCCAACGAGCAGGCGGGCCATACGTCGCACGTGGCGGGACTGGTATACGCGCGAGGGATCATGGAGCAGTCAGGGGCCGTGGCGGATAGGCGGCAGCAGTTCCGGGCATCGAGCACGGATTGGCATAGATTTTTGGGCTTCCAGGCAGGCGTGGACgaccagagaagaagcagcaagcggaagagagcgccgtttgagagcgaggcagacgaggcaagggtggatcggtggcagcggctgaggaagatggacgcgagGGCGCAGCTGAAGCGCATGATGGGCGAAAAGGCCGAGTTCCGGGGCGTTCAGGAGGCagcgatcaaagccatcacagcaggcgagagtcccgtagtagcggtgatgccgacggggcaggcaagagcttgttgttcatgttgccggcgtgggcagagcagggcggcacgacggtggtggtag